CCACGTCCTCTCTGGGGTGTCATACTCCAGCTTGTCCTTTGAAGACAGCATCCAGTACTTCCAAAGActttcatgcacacacacatagaaaacTGCCTTTGTCCTCCAAGCGTCTGATGAGCGGTGGTACCCTAGGGGTTGAGGGAAACAGGCCCACAGAGCGTTTTGGAAGGGAAGTTTTgggttttgaaatgtttttgttttatttttgtgtttgctctccTGCCATCTGCTCTGTCGTAGCTATTTGAGCTCCATCCACTGGGAGTGTAATGGGACAACAGAGACCGTCTGTTCCTGTTTTAGCCAATTATGTGGCAGACGAAGCGTAAAACAgatgagaaaacaaaacagacttgATGCCGATATGAAGTCGGGCGCAAAATGGTTATGCCAAATATCACTCGGTGGTGATAAAACGGTTTTCTGCTAAAATTAGCTTTGGAACGTGAATATCGGTTAATTTATTCTAATATGTTTATGCGTTTTAGGCAATGGTGGGGATCTTGCAGGGCAAGGCCCGAGGTGGGGAAGAAGAAAGCATCCTGATGCATGACCTGAAGCCATTCCGCATCCTCATCAGTCTTCTGGACAAACCGGAGCTCGGTAACCTTCCTCGATACGTAGTCAAAACTGTGTCGTGCGCTGTGAATGACGTGTGTTCGTCACACAGGTGTCGCACATTCAGTCCAATCTACTATAactatactgtatatgtgtgttaaAGGTCCAGCAATCCTAGAAGATGTGCTTATTGAGGTGTTTCGAACCCTTCACACACAGTGCCGAACAGAACTTAACCTCCAGAACCAGAGTCCGTTCAGTAAAgaccacacacacctcagcaggTCGGTGCATTCCTCTGCTTTTATCTCTCCTCTATTGACTGCAGTACAAGTATGACACGAAAATGAATGTCTTGATGCTATTTTGGTTTTTTGGATGATGCAGCTCACCCTTCCTTTACCTGCACAGTAGCCAGaggctgaaagaggaggaatGATATAAATGATTTATTGTCATCTATTTATAATATCTCATTGAGGAGATGATTTTACATTCTGTTTTAGTAAACTCAGAGAGAATAAGAAGACAGCCGAACTGATTAAAACAGCCAACCTCCTGTTCAACTCCTTTGAACCGTATTACATGTGGGACTACATTGCTCGCTGGTTCGAAgagtgctgcaggtgtgtgcaaaTGTCTGCAATTTAAAGGTGCCATAGTTTCATGTGAGGGCGCacatacatttgaaaataaacacaaatatggCTTTGTTTTAGGAGGACAATGAACGGCAGCACTCGTGGACCACGGCATGCTGGGAGTTTAGATCCTCTCGAGTTCTCACTGGTGGAGTTCTGTCAGCTTGTTGATTTTCTGTTAGATATTGTTTCCTTGGTGAGTTTCTTTCCTCGTCTATCTGGctgttccatttcttttttatctcttcattttccttttgactgttgctgttgctttgTCTTCACTTTTTATTCTGATcagtttttcattattttcctcaCTTCTTTCAATGGTTTAATTGCCATCTCATTATTGGTTTCATCTTTTAGCCACTTCCCTTACTTTTATAGCCCCCTTTTCTTTATTCCATCTTATTTGTTTCTCACTTTTGGGTCAGACACACATCTTGAATCCCTCCCTCTATTTCCATTCCACCATTGGATCCATTTTGAGATGTGTTACCCACCATTAGGGGAGTGTGTCAGTGCATCACCTCTCTGCATCTTgcatctctctgtctgtttgcAGTGCCTCCACAGGCTCAGACAAAGCTTGTGTTTAgttgttgttcttttctttgctgaAATTAGCATTTGGATCATCtcagaaatgtgtttgtttttacaatATTTTCAAACTGATGAGTTTGGAAATCCCCAACTCCTCTATTACCCCGTTtaaatgcttgtgtgtgtgagagagagatagagtgtgatagtgtgtttgtgagtgctGAGAAGGACGTGTGAGGTCACCGTGTGTTTCTGGAAGGTATGGCCTGTGCTCCGCTTGCTCCTGTCTGTTCAAACTATCTGCTCTTTTTCCTTGAAGCCTACTAGAAGCATGAGGGTAATCTGCCAGGTAAAGTACTGCTCTTTCCTGCTTTTTCACCTCACTCTGCTTCACTGAGGCTATGATAACATTTCTGCAACATCCTGCCAGCATCCCTCAGGTCATCCTGGCCTGCTTTGAGGGATCATTTCTGACTAAGAACCTGTTACAAATGATCCAAAGGATGAAGAGGGATTATAACTGTAATTTCACATGGTATAAACTCATTtggctggtgttttggtgtggaTCTTGTGAAAATGGAATCTCTGCCCAGTGTGTGTCCCTTCATTTAAGCTTACATGcatttatatgctaatgctgacatattttaaagaaatatgttttgtttttttaaaaatcacttcATGTTTTAATGCTAATTTTATAATAATGTATTCCTTTTTGCTCATTTTACTTTCATAACAATTTTTGACTGTTAGGTCATAATAATTGTATAGAATAGCACAACTATACAGAGCTAAAGAGCTTTTCACAGTAAGGCCAATAAGTCTGTTCTGTTCATTTGTCATAAATTCAAGTCATAAATGTAGCAAGCTGTGTAAGAAATTACCAAAAAACATGTGGTTAGATGAATAACTGAGTCATAAAGTATAAAATGTATCATTCTCACCTTCACCCAAATGCAAGATAATCACatctgaaatgtaaatgtttacatACCCATCCAGGAGACCTACATAGAAATCCAGACAGAGCAtcttcctcagctgctgctgcgcatGGTGTCGGCTCTGACCTGTCATCTGCAGGTCCTGGGCCTTGCAGAACTCACCCACTGCCTCCGTCTTTGCTCCAAGATCCTCAGCAAGGTGCAGCCACCGCTGGTGTCCCCTCTGACCCTGTCTGGCCCCCtggccagctccaccagcaacaccttgaattcagcaagggagaagaccaaagagaaggtgaataaataattatttttttgtaaCTCTTTTGTATAATAGATTAAATAGAAATTGCTCACAGTCACAGGAACACAAGTGATGGCACTGCCTGGTCAGTCTCTTTGTAAAATACTGCCAGCTGATGAGTCTGTTCTTGCTCTGATCCTGTACAAGCTTTTGATGGGACATGACACATGTTTTTGCCATTATCAAACAAATCCCAGTTTGACCAACTTCCTATAAAGTAACACTCTCATCAGTCCCTGGTCGAGGGGTCCTATCACAACCTCAGCCAGCCGCCAGCCTCCTGCCCTGTGATGCTGTTCGCTGGTTGAGCCCATGACTGTCCCTGCCATTCCATGCCTTTTACATGTGTTCAAAGAGTgatatcaaatatttatttaatatcaCTGTCCTGGttctcccagtcccagtcccccAACTTAAATGTGAAGTGTTCAGCAATTCACTGAGGTGGAAAAAAACTGGTCAGTCAAATATCCCCAAGCCTGAAGATGTAGAGCAGCTCAGTTCTTTGAGATGAGGCTCGTGGGGTAGGAAAGAGAAGTAAAAAGACAAGGTACTCTACTAACAGCTGAGCCCAGTGTACAGTTTCTTTTTTAGGAGGAGTAGGCATGCCTGAAAGGTCTCCTGGGTCAACCAACTATTGTAGTGGAAAATATTCCTCATGTATCAACTGAATATTATTCCACCCCCATACAGAGGGGCATATAGAGCGTGTCTTGTCTAGGCCATCTGAGTCCGCAATCAAAATTGTCAGGCTCCCAAAGGACTGCCacaaaaatgagtaaaatgGATCAGTCTACATAAGTTTCTCATTCAAAAGCTAAAGGAATGGAATACCAATAGATACATCCTGATGACCAGCTAATTCAGCACATAGCCTTCTTGAACCTCTTTGGAAATACTAATCTACATTTATTTCTCATAATCTTTTATgtcttccttttctgtctccctctacCCTCCTGTAGGCTTTGTCTCCACCTCTGGAGGTACCTGGCAGCGAGGAGGTATTTGAAGATGTGGAAAACCAAGCCAGCAGTCGCTCCTCTGAAGGTGGCTTCACAGATTTTATACAGTACCAGggagagggaacagaggagaCAAGTGAGCAGGCTTCTAATCCTCACCCAACAGTCAAAACAGGCCGCAGACCCTCTTCAGGGCCCATTCATAAAAAGGACAAACTGGTGATGCAGTGTTGCCTTGAGAACTTCCAGCAGTTTCTCTCTCGACTCATCACCCTGTATATTACCCCTTGTCACGTGGATAAAGTTGGAGGTGCTAGAGATGAACTCATGCTGCCAGGGCCTCTGGTGGTAGACGGCTGCCGGCCTAGTGGTCACACAGAGCCGAGGCCTGTCCAGTGGGAGTGTGTTGCTGCTTTTACTGCTGCCTGTCAGCTTTTCTTAGAATGCTCCAGTTTCCCTGTCTACATTGCAGAGGGCAACCTCAAATCATCACCGACACAGGAAGAGCCGTTTGGTGAGTACTTAATGCCGCTTTATGGGAGGTTCAACAACTTTTGAATGTTAAATATTTACCTACTCCCCTTATTCATTACAGACAGTGAGCAGGTCTGTTTACCAGCATGGCTTCAGACCTTGATGGATGCCTGCTGCTTTGCCTCTGACTTCAGCCTTCAGGGTGTGGCCATTTCCTTACTCATGGATCTCGTAGGGCTGACCCAgtcagttgccatggtgacagctGAAAGTGCAGCATCTGGCAACAGCTCTGAGCCCGTCCAGCCCATGAGTCCCAGTCAGGGTCGGGTAGCTGTCATCATCAGGCCACCACTCACTCAGGGAATCCTAAAGCACATCGCTGAAAAAACTAAAGTCTTCAAGGTAGAAGCTTTTGTTTGAGCTTGTAATACTTGTGGTATTTTTGACATCAACATATTCCTAAAACTTGTTCCCAGAGTGTAGCACTGATTCTGTGGAACCAGCTGAGTGAAGGAACACCTCAGCACCATCAGCGCAGTGTGGAGCTCTTCTACCAGCTCCACAACCTGGTGCCTTCCTCAAGCATCTGTGAGGACGTCATCAGCCAGCAACTCATGCACAGAGACAAGGTTACAACAATGCCATAGCAACACATATGCcatgtttttagttttttttaacagtcatACAGTCTGGATGAAATTCTgaagccttttttcctttcagagaATACGGTTGGAGGCCCATGTTAAGTTCTCAGTGTTATGGCATTTGACAAGAGATTTGAACATGAACAAGTCCTCTCCCTTCATTCGCACATTTGACAGGTGGGTTAATACAATAAAACTCCCTAATTTAGTTAAAATCAACCAGCCTTTCACTACTTTGACGACAAAACCTGATGTTAGAGTATTATAAGACAATGTCATTCAGTCAACAGATTGAAGTCCATCAAGgctaattattattatgttcTACGTAATACTTACATTTTCAGGACTTTAGgacttttgtgtttcttttcactTTGTCTTTCAGATCTCTTTACATCATGCTGGACAGTCTGAGTTATTGGGACCCATGTACCAGCGCTGTTGGTCGGGCATGGCTGAATCAGGTTCTTCAGAGGCATGACATTGCTCGGGTTTTAGAACCacttctccttctgcttctccacccCAAGACCCATAGAGTATCCATTCAGAGAGTACAGTCACAACACCACTTAACCCATGGCTTCCCTGAAGCACCTGAGCAGGGACCATTGCAACCCATTTACAACAGGGACTCGGGCCTCTCAGACAGTGAGTTACAAGCAACACTTCTGTATTTTGACCCATTCTAAGAAATactcaattttatttatttccttcctttgtcttttctttagATTTTAGTCGAATCCATGGGGTGTGCAAAGCCAACCAGGATCTCCCAGGCCTAGGGATGGGTGACATGGAGCCAGTCTGTCTCACTGTCAACCCACTGAGTGACAGCCTTTCTGTTCTCAGCCTGAGCAGTGAGAATTTACAATTAGTGGGTGAATATCAGCCTGCCgagcagcagggggagctcCAGAGCTGTGATTCCAGTGCTTCACGTTCATCAACATTAGAAAATGGCAGCTTTGAAGAGGCAGAGGGTTTGAGCAACACAGTCAATAGCTCACACCCTCAACCTGGTTGCACAAATGATGTTTCTGAGGACTCAATAGAGGAGGTTGTGTCAGCTGTAATGAAAGAGGTTATCGATAGAGTTTTGAGTTTAATAGATGAGGCGCCTCTTGACATTTCCCCTCCATTTGAAGTCTGGCCCCAGACAGATACGGACAGCACTTCCTCAGATACCTCCACTGGTCTCCGTCTTGATTCTGATCTGCCTCTTATCCCCCACCATCAAACTTTACCAGAGCTGTTAGCTGAAGGCACATTGGAGTTACTCTCTGTTACACCAGTGGACACGTCTAATGGGCAGCAGCACAAGGAGGGTATCACTCGACACAGCTCATCACCTTCCATCGTCACTCTGCCAAATGGCACCGAATCGGCCAACTCGGATCACTTGCTTGTGGATGATCCTCAGGCACGCAAACGTAGCCATAGCAGCACCCAGCTCAGCCTTAAAGGGAAGATCATGGAGAGGCTGGCAGACAAATCTCCAGGCGCCAAGCCCAAAATCAAAAAAGccaaaaggaaagaggaggagaggcagaaaaagatgGCAAATCAAGCCGAGAAACTTCGGCCACCCAGCATTTTCTTTGGGgacagtctggatctggaaaaTTGGTATAGTTGTGGGGAGGGTGAGGTGTCAGAGATTGAAAGTGACACTGGCTCACCCATTGGGGGAACCAGTGGGGGAGGTGTTCGGGTGGCGGCACGCAGATCATCCTCTGCCCCGCCCCGTTTCAACATCCATCCGCTCTACCAGCATGTGCTTCTCTACCTCCAACTGTATGACTCCTCCCGAGCCCTCCACGCCCTCTCAGCCATTGTAGCAATATTGAGAGCTGCACCCTCAGGCTTTGTCAGTGCAATCTCCACTACCAGCATCAACAACACATACACTCCACAGCTCTCTTTGCTCCAAAACCTCCTCGCCCGTCACAGGGTCTCTGTCATGGGCAAAGACTTTTACTCCCCCATCCCGCAGGACTCACACTCCCATACATTCCGCAGTGCGATGTACCTTGAGATCATCATCTCACTCTGCCTGTACTTCCTAAGAAGCTATTACTCTGCTCATGTGTCAGCAGGCCCTCAGGACCTGGCAGGGAACCGGGCTATGCAGCTAACAAGTGTCGAGGTTTTAACTCTCCTGTTCAGCGAACTAGTCAAAGTCACGGGTGGCTCAGCTAAGGGCTTTGCTAGTTTCATCAGCGATGTCCTCTCTAAGTGCAAAGTTCAGAAGGTGGTTCTTCATTGTCTGCTCTCTTCCATATTCAGCGCCCAGAAATGGCATGACCAACGGGTGGCGGGCGTCAATATGGCTTCAGTGGAGGAAGGTCTGTCAGAGGACAGCATTATCAACCTTTCAGAGGACCAAATAGACAGTTGTAGCTCTGTCCAGTCCCAGCTTCTCAGGCTGCTGCAAAGTCTTGTTGTGTTGGAACACCGGGTTTTAGGACCAGCTGATGAAGGAGTAGACGGAGGGCCAGCCACAGGAGtagctggtggtggggggacaggaagtggtgctgGGGCTGGTTTCGAGTTTTTGGGTGGAGAAGTGGAGCATGTCAACCCTCAGCAGCCAATGACATCCCTGCAGTACCTGCACggacagccaatcacagcacagGGTATGTTCCTGTGTGCGGTGATCAGGGCTTTACATCAACACCATGCATGTAAGATGCACCCCCAGTGGATTGGACTCATCACAGCCACCCTTCCATACATGGGCAGGGTGCTCAGGAGGGTGGTGGCCTCGGTCACGTTGCAACTCTGCCGAAATCTGGATAATCTTCTCCAGCAGTACCGCTATGAGACTGGAATAACTGACAAAAGGTATCAGCATGAGTTTTCCCAACACGATGACTTGTTTTAAGTAGAGTGTAAGCGTTTAATTTCTTAGTCAAATAAAATTGTTGAGCCAGGGTTACATCACTAGAATGTGATCTCAGATTTGTATGGCCTCATCAACTTCCTACCTACCAATTGTGATTTCCTAGACCCAGTGATGCATTTAAGAAATTGTATACTTCAATAACTGTTATCTTATCTTGTAGGCCCCAGTGGATGGCCCTCTGCATCCCTCCTGACCTGATTCTGACGGTGCTGGAAGGGGTGACGGCCATCATCCATTACTGTCTGCTTGATCCCACTTCCCAGTATCACCAGGTGAGGGCACCATAACACCGGTTTTAGAAAATCTGACCAATTCGTTTAGCATATAACTTTTTTCCATTGGTGTGTGAtttgtattgattttttttattgctcttGTATATTCAATCTTTCAGTTACAAGTGAGTGTTGACCAGAAGCATTTGGCTGAAGCTCGACTAGGGAttctgtccattctccacaccaTTATGTCATCTGTGACCCTGCTGTGGAGCGTTCTCCATCAGGCTGACAACTCAGACAAgccagctgctgcctctgctgcttccacttcCAATATCAACTTGGGATCCACTAAGGTACCACACACAACAAATGTACACTATGTTGCCAAAAGTAGTCTCTCACCCATCCAAATCATTTAATTCAGGTATTCCAATCACTCCCATGTCCACACCTCTGTAGAATCAAGCACCTGGGCTTCCAGGCTGCCTCTACAGATGTTAGTTAAAGAACGGATCGCGCCCATGAGCTCAGTGACTGTGCAATTAGTCCATTTGTGAAATTTTCTTGCTgcttatattattatattataatatattcCACAGTCAGCTTTAACAAAGTGGAAGTGATTGGGAACAACAGCAACTCATAAAAACTAAATCTCAGAGCAGACTGGTCCTTGTCTGGCTGCACTGTGCCAAGTGTAAAGTTTGGTGGAGGGGTGGATTATGGTgtggggctgtttttcaggaGTTGGGCTTGACCCCATAGGAATTCTTAATGCTTCAGCCTGCCAAGGCATTGTGGTCATTTTCATTATCCAAACTTTGTGGGAACTGATTGTGGATGGCTCTTTCCTGTTCCAACATGACTGCACACCAGTACACAAAGCAAAGCCTTCCCAGAAGAGTTGGAGCTAGCAAAAACACTATTCCATTCTCACACAAGCCCTTGTCAAAGCGATCACAATAGCAGTTAATATAAATCAACCTAAAACTTCCTTTCTTACATCTGTTTTAAAGAACCTCAGGCAGCAAATCCTGGAGCTCCTGGGTCCAATTTCCATGAACCACGGCGCTCACTTCATGGCAGCAATTGCGTACGTTTGGAATGAGAGGAAACAGGTCATGACGGCTGTCAGAAATAAGGTTGGCATTTCAGCaacttatttttaatatcaTGAATATCCCTTTAGAGCTATTTGCCATTTATCACATTATTCCCACATATTCCAGGTAATTCCTTTAGCCAGTGAAGAGCAGCTACTGCTGGTGGAACTGGTTCGTTCGGTGAGCGCCATGCGCACTGAGACGGTCATCCAGACAGTGAGAGAGGTCCTGAAGCAGCCCCCGGCCATCGCAAAGGATAAGGTAGGTATTTGCTTCTGAACTCTGTTCCCATCTCCTTGGCCTTTAGCAGCTACTGTATACTAACTTAGGACTGTttgaacattttacatttaaaatttctttttCAAACGTCCCAGAAACACCTGTCCTTGGAGGTCTGTATGCTGCAGTTCTTCTACGCTTATGTCCAGCGGTGAGTCCACTTCTTCCTAACTACAGTACATGCCAGTATCTGGTGTGATGATAGTATTTTAATATACCGGTTTTGTTCTTGGTTTTGTTCCCTAGAATCCCTGTGTCCAGTTTGGTTGATAGCTGGCCATCTCTGCTGGCCCTACTTAAAGACTCAGTGCCTTTAGGTCTGCCTGCCCCTGGACAGTTTCTGATACTGGGGTCAGTTTCTCTTCATTCTCTCATAAATTGTCTTTTTAACTTAATGCTAACTGGGGAATAACTTAAAACAGTTCTGGTTAATGGAAGTCAAAGTCTTAGTGAGACTCTTAAATGATCTTATTGATCTGTGGAGGATACTCCTTCTTTTTTGAACCTTTTGttccttcatttatttaacacaGTCCATTTGTCTTTGCTTCCTTCAGGGTTTTGAATGAGTTCATTTTAAAGAATCCGAATCTGGAGAGCAAGAAAGATCAACGGGAGCTGCAGGTCTTCTTCTCATTGAGTTTATTCCTGGATAATGGAATTTTGAGCCGCTTGGGGGTTTTCGATCTACTGTCATACGTAATTCcaaattccttttttctttaggATGTAACCCATAAAGTGGTGGAGGCCATCGTCACCATTGCAGGCTCCTCTCTGGAGCAAACCACATGGCTGAGAAGAAACCTGGAAGTCAAAGCTTCTCCACAGATTATTGTGGATGGAACCAACCTAGAAGCTGATGTAGAAAGtaaatttattttgattttaagtTGTATGTTGAAAGtgcttttcctttgttttggtATCATTTCAGGCAACTTAAGCTGCCAGTGAGGAAATGTTCCatgttttttattgtgtttttgttggatATGTGTTATAATGTAAGGGATTATTATAATCCAGCTAAATTGCTTGTGACAATAATCTGCAACTTTGTGATTTGTGATGCTAAAACTGAATACAGACTCCTTGCAGGCATAAAACTGAAGGCAGTTTACAAACATCTACCCCGGGTGTTTCAGTATTAGAGTATTAGTGTTTCCTGTATTGAACATGCTGTTAATCTCTGCTAATCTCTTTTTGTAGATTTAATGTTCACAGTGATGGAAGCCTCCAACTTCACTCCGTCGGTCTACAGtgttcacgctctcacactttTGGCTGAGGTAAAACATTAACCCATCTGTTGTTTATCGGGCAGCTGTCAGCAGGTGGTcctgatgttgtttttttcctcttcattaTGTCCCAAGTTGCTCTCACTCATATTTAACAGCAGTGTTAAGGTCGGTTGTGCCCAGACATCCCTCTGCAGGGTGATAACACGCCCTTAGCGAGCAGTTTAGAGCTGATTTATGACCTGATTGCCTCCCACTTCAGTCATTATCAGTGAAACGATGAATCAAAATCTTAGAATCATTGaccattttgttcttttctttgctaCTAGTGGGAttgcgttttaaaaaaaattattctaGATCACGTTATGAATTTTAACAGTTCATGCTTTGGTTATCAACCCTCTGATCCCAATTTAATGATGTGAAATATCTATATTGATATCACGTCATTGAATCATATGGGACTGCTGTATCTTAACTGTCACATGTTGATTTGCATATTCTGCACCATTATTACGTCTCTATAATAAATGCATCAGAATTGTCTGTCCTGTTGAAaattggctgatttttttttcccatcaggtGCTGGCTCATCTGCTGGACATGGTGTTCTATAGTGATGAGAAGGAGAGAGTGATTCCCCTCCTGGTTAATATTATGCACTATGTTGTGCCCTATTTGCGTAACCACAGGTGAGAATAATCACAAATTCTCACAGAGTATTCACATTATAACAGCTTTGATCTATATATTATAGCTTACAGCAGGTGAAATGTTAAATGCAAAGATGAGCAGCATGCACTGAAATCACAAGTCTGtttccctgctcctcctgacagcacTCACAATGCTCCCAGTTACCGGGCTTGCATCCAGCTGTTGAGCAGCCTCAGCGGGTACCAGTACACCCGCCGTGCCTGGAAGAAGGAGGCCTTTGACCTCTTCATGGACCACACCTTCTTCCAGATGGATTCCTCCTGCGTCAGCCAGTGAGTGgacagaaatgatgatgatgatgatgatgatgatggattgCTTTTGTCAGTTCTGGATTGGTCGTAGAGTTGTGCGTGCTGTTGGCTTTCTTACTCCTAGCAATGCTGACCAGAGTTTGACCgttgattgttgttttttttcagctgGAGAGCCATTATTGACCACTTGATGACCCATGACAAGACCACATTTAGAGACCTCATGAGTAagctttattatttataaaCTGTGGGTGGTTCAAAACCAGTTACAATACTCTGCATTTCTTTAAATGTACCTCTGTAAGGTATGTTGAGACataataatgttttatttttagtccCTCTCTGTTCAGATTTGCCTCGGGGGCTTCAGTCAGTGAAGCTTTATATCCTTAGACCTAATTATACCTTTGCTTCCCTACAGCCCGGGTTGCAGTCGCCCAGAGCAGCTCTCTGAGCCTGTTTACCAACAGAGACGCCGAACTGGAGCAGAGAGCCATGCTGCTCAAACGTTTGGCTTTCACCATCTACAGTAGCGAAGTGGACCAGTACCAGAAGTACCTGCCAGACATACAGGGTAAtttgcctacacacacacacacacacacacgttcatctGAGACTAATTTCCCAAAAATATAATCGTCCTTTGAGAAGCTAAAACGCGTGACTCTGTGTTCAGAGCGCCTGGTGGAGAGCCTGCGTCTCCCTCAGGTGCCCATCCTCCACGCTCAGGTGTTCCTGTTCTTTAGAGTGCTGCTCCTGCGTATGTCACCTCAACACCTGACCTCACTGTGGCCCACCATGATAACCGAACTGGTGAGAATCAGACCTCGCTGCTCTCAGCCTCACATACTCGCTGTGGACTGACAAACACTCTCGCATATACATGTTACAGGTTCAAGTCTTTcttctgatggagcaggagctgaCAGCAGATGAAGACATGTCAAGGTAAATCCGTTGACACTCCAAACCAGATTATTAGAGCAGATGAACAGCATGAAAAATATATTGAGTTCTCCTTTTACTTTCTGTTGGCAGGACCTCAGGGCCTTCTGTGGCTGGGTTGGAGACAACCTATTCTGGTGGAAATGGCTTCTCCACCTCCTACAACAGTCA
The DNA window shown above is from Takifugu flavidus isolate HTHZ2018 chromosome 10, ASM371156v2, whole genome shotgun sequence and carries:
- the dop1a gene encoding protein dopey-1 isoform X2, with protein sequence MNTEEVELLSDSKYRNYVAAVDKALKNFEYSSEWADLISALGKLNKVLQNNAKYQVVPKKLTIGKRLAQCLHPALPSGVHRKALETYEIIFKIIGPKRLAKDLFLYSSGLFPLLSNAAMSVKPVLLGLYETYYLPLGKTLKPGLQGLLTGVLPGLEEGSEYYDRTNTLLEKVAAAVEQSAFYSALWGSILTSPAVRLPGVSFVLLHLNRKLSMEDQLYVMGNDIELMVEAVSTSVQDSSVLVQRSTLDLILFCFPFHMSQATRPDMIRILSAALHVVLRRDMSLNRRLYAWLLGPRSTRQSNPEEHASQYFNMFSKDMLVQAMVGILQGKARGGEEESILMHDLKPFRILISLLDKPELGPAILEDVLIEVFRTLHTQCRTELNLQNQSPFSKDHTHLSSKLRENKKTAELIKTANLLFNSFEPYYMWDYIARWFEECCRRTMNGSTRGPRHAGSLDPLEFSLVEFCQLVDFLLDIVSLPTRSMRVICQETYIEIQTEHLPQLLLRMVSALTCHLQVLGLAELTHCLRLCSKILSKVQPPLVSPLTLSGPLASSTSNTLNSAREKTKEKALSPPLEVPGSEEVFEDVENQASSRSSEGGFTDFIQYQGEGTEETSEQASNPHPTVKTGRRPSSGPIHKKDKLVMQCCLENFQQFLSRLITLYITPCHVDKVGGARDELMLPGPLVVDGCRPSGHTEPRPVQWECVAAFTAACQLFLECSSFPVYIAEGNLKSSPTQEEPFDSEQVCLPAWLQTLMDACCFASDFSLQGVAISLLMDLVGLTQSVAMVTAESAASGNSSEPVQPMSPSQGRVAVIIRPPLTQGILKHIAEKTKVFKSVALILWNQLSEGTPQHHQRSVELFYQLHNLVPSSSICEDVISQQLMHRDKRIRLEAHVKFSVLWHLTRDLNMNKSSPFIRTFDRSLYIMLDSLSYWDPCTSAVGRAWLNQVLQRHDIARVLEPLLLLLLHPKTHRVSIQRVQSQHHLTHGFPEAPEQGPLQPIYNRDSGLSDNFSRIHGVCKANQDLPGLGMGDMEPVCLTVNPLSDSLSVLSLSSENLQLVGEYQPAEQQGELQSCDSSASRSSTLENGSFEEAEGLSNTVNSSHPQPGCTNDVSEDSIEEVVSAVMKEVIDRVLSLIDEAPLDISPPFEVWPQTDTDSTSSDTSTGLRLDSDLPLIPHHQTLPELLAEGTLELLSVTPVDTSNGQQHKEGITRHSSSPSIVTLPNGTESANSDHLLVDDPQARKRSHSSTQLSLKGKIMERLADKSPGAKPKIKKAKRKEEERQKKMANQAEKLRPPSIFFGDSLDLENWYSCGEGEVSEIESDTGSPIGGTSGGGVRVAARRSSSAPPRFNIHPLYQHVLLYLQLYDSSRALHALSAIVAILRAAPSGFVSAISTTSINNTYTPQLSLLQNLLARHRVSVMGKDFYSPIPQDSHSHTFRSAMYLEIIISLCLYFLRSYYSAHVSAGPQDLAGNRAMQLTSVEVLTLLFSELVKVTGGSAKGFASFISDVLSKCKVQKVVLHCLLSSIFSAQKWHDQRVAGVNMASVEEGLSEDSIINLSEDQIDSCSSVQSQLLRLLQSLVVLEHRVLGPADEGVDGGPATGVAGGGGTGSGAGAGFEFLGGEVEHVNPQQPMTSLQYLHGQPITAQGMFLCAVIRALHQHHACKMHPQWIGLITATLPYMGRVLRRVVASVTLQLCRNLDNLLQQYRYETGITDKRPQWMALCIPPDLILTVLEGVTAIIHYCLLDPTSQYHQLQVSVDQKHLAEARLGILSILHTIMSSVTLLWSVLHQADNSDKPAAASAASTSNINLGSTKNLRQQILELLGPISMNHGAHFMAAIAYVWNERKQVMTAVRNKVIPLASEEQLLLVELVRSVSAMRTETVIQTVREVLKQPPAIAKDKKHLSLEVCMLQFFYAYVQRIPVSSLVDSWPSLLALLKDSVPLGLPAPGQFLILGVLNEFILKNPNLESKKDQRELQDVTHKVVEAIVTIAGSSLEQTTWLRRNLEVKASPQIIVDGTNLEADVENLMFTVMEASNFTPSVYSVHALTLLAEVLAHLLDMVFYSDEKERVIPLLVNIMHYVVPYLRNHSTHNAPSYRACIQLLSSLSGYQYTRRAWKKEAFDLFMDHTFFQMDSSCVSHWRAIIDHLMTHDKTTFRDLMTRVAVAQSSSLSLFTNRDAELEQRAMLLKRLAFTIYSSEVDQYQKYLPDIQERLVESLRLPQVPILHAQVFLFFRVLLLRMSPQHLTSLWPTMITELVQVFLLMEQELTADEDMSRTSGPSVAGLETTYSGGNGFSTSYNSQRWLNLYLSACKLLDLALALPPESLPQFQMYRWAFIPEASDDSGMEVRRQGTHQREFKPYVVRLAKLLRKRAKKNPEEDFSTRTLTWEPGHLMLTLYVIRSMEQLLPFFNMLCQVFNSKSRSGLACAHNHTDVAIPGRKDGHKLESQKVFWSQARQTIEEMVEKDFLEGLIKT